The genomic segment ACCGCTCCTCCGCCTCCCGGAGCGCCTCTTCGGCCTGCTTCTCGGCCGTTCGATCGAGGAGCAGCGACTGCCAGTAGAGCGGTTCGCCCGCCTCGTCCATGATCAGGGTCGCCTCGTGGCGAATCCAGATCGTCTGTCCATCGGCACGGATCAATCGGTACTCGACGCCGTGGCTCTGCCGGCTTTCGAGACAGCGTTCCAGACAGCGCAGGACGTGCTGCCGGTCGTCCGGGTGCACGACGCGGAGCCAGAGCCCGGGCTCGTACCAGGCAGCGGCGGGATAACCGGTCAGTCGCTCGATCTGCGGGCTGGCATAGAGGAACTCGAACGCCGGGGTACCGTCGTCGAGCCACGTCGGCACGGCACGAGCCACCAGCAGGGCCCCCGGTAGTTGCTCGACCAGCCGCCGGTAGCGCTCTTCGGCTTCCCGTAAGGCCTGCTCGGTTTCCTTTTGCTGCGTGACGTCGACGATCAGCCCCTGCCAGACGGCCGGCTTTCCCTGCTCGTCGCGGAGGAGCACGGCGCGCTCGCGCACCCAGATCACCCGGCCGTCGCGCCGGACCAGCCGGTACTCGAGGTCGAACAGTTCGCCCGTCTCGTCGGTACGCAGCGCCTCTTGCGCGTAGCGCGCACGATCCTCGGGGTGAACGAGTTCCGCGTAGAGGCCTGGCTGCTCGTACAGCGCCGACGCTGGATAGCCGGTCAGTGTCTCGAAATACTCGTTGACGTAGCGGACTGAGTAGGTCGGCACACCGTCCTCGCGCACGACCGGCACCGCATCGACGACGAAGACGACCGCCGGCATCGCGGTGACCAGCGCAGCCAATCGCCTCTCGGCCTCGGCGCGGGCCAGCTCGGCCTGCTTGCGCTCGGTGATGTCGAGCATCACCCCGTGGATGAACCGGCCACCGCGATCGTCTCGTTGGACGCGACCCCAGTCCTGTACCCAGACGACCGAGCCGTCGCGCCGCACCATCCGGTATTCGAGCGAGAACTCTCGACCGCCGGCGACCGCCTGCTCGATCGCTGCGACGACCCGATCGCGGTCGTCCGGGTGGAGGTGGCGGTACCACATACCCGACTGGGCAAGCCACTCCTCGACGGTGTAGCCGAGCAGCTGCTCGATCTGCGGGCTCACGTAGCTCGTCTCGGCGATCGCATCGGCCGGCGCACGGTAGACGACGACAGGGAGGAGCTCGACCAGCTCGCGGTAGCGTGCCTCGAAGGTGGCGGCCCGTCGCTCAGCTGCTCGACGCTGGGTGATATCGCGCAGCCGGATCACGTGGGCGACAACTCGCTCTTCTTCGCGCACCGGTACATAGTCGATTTCGACGACAAGGCCGTCGCGACGCTCCAGCTCGAGCTGGCGCACCGGCTGACCATGTTCGATCGTCTCCCGGAGCGCGCTGGCAGCGATCGGGCCCTCGACGAAGGTCGCCGCCATGACCTGCTCGAGGGCCTCGAGCCTACTCCCGACCGGTAGAGCGACGGTGTCTCCGGCCAGCAACCGTAGAGCGACCGTGTTCCGGTACCGGAGGTAGCCTGCACGGTCAAAGATCAGCGACCCGATCTCCACCTGCTCGACGATGAAGGCACCCAGCCAGCGCTCGAGCTCCCGCTCGTCCTCCCAGGGCACCTCGGCCGGCTCTGGGAGTGGATGGAGAAGCCACGCACTGGTTCCGAAATCGCCCGGAACCGCGCCGCACTGGTAGCGACGCGCCCGGCCATCGAGGGCGAGCGTGACCTCGCTCCACACTGGCTGGCCGGCGCGCAGCGTGGCCAGGAGCGCTTCGACGTGCGCTCGCTCGGCCGGTACGACGAGATCGAACACCGTGCGCCCGGCTGGCACAGCACCGTCCGGAGAGACGGCCACGATGCGGCCGAGCCCATCCAGGCGAAGCAGTACCTTCTCGGTAGTGATCGCGAGATTCCTCACGTCGTTGACCCCGTCGTCGTTCGAGAAACCGACCAGCAAGTATACCCGGCCACTGATCCGTCCCTCTGTGAAGTGTCGACGGAATCCTGTGCCAGCCAGGTCACCGATTCGTACCAAATCGACGAGCCACCGAGGGGCCGTATCAGCACAGCTGAGAACGAGGAGGGAAAACAACCGAACGGACCCCCGACACGTCTCTCTCCTACTCCCGAGATGCCCATGCAGCGACCACGACCGGTCCTGCAAAGACGAGGCGCCCACCTCGGGTACAATGGCAGGGTGTGTCGGGAGCGTGTGGGATGACCGAACGGCGTCCGACGAGTCTGGAGACCGAGCTCGACCGTTCCGTCCTCGAGCGGTTACCACCCGCCTTGCGGGATATCAACGACCGTCTGGCGCGCGTATTCACCGCAGCCGGGCACGAGCTGTATCTCGTCGGCGGTGTGGTGCGCGACCTGTTGCTCGGGCGCCCGGTTACCGATCTCGACTACACGACTTCGGCGCATCCTGAAGAGACGAAACGGCTTGGTCAAGAAGCTGGAGCCGACAGTCTCTACACGGTCGGCGAAGCGTTCGGGACGATCGGTCTGGTCTTCGCCGGGGTGACGGTCGAGATCACCACCTACCGGACCGAGTGGTATCCGACAGCCGACCGTCGTCCGAGCGTCCGCTTCGGCGAGAGCCTCCTCGAGGATCTGGCGCGCCGCGACTTCACGGTGAACGCCATGGCCGTCCACGCAGTGACCGGCGACCTGGTCGACCCCTTCGGGGGACTCCGGGACCTGGAACGCCGCCTCATCCGGGCAGTCGGTGACCCACGTGAGCGGTTCGGTGAGGACCCGCTGCGGATGTTGCGCGCCGCTCGCTTCGCGGCCCAGCTGGGCTTCGACGTCGAGGCCGAAACGCGTGCCGCGATGCGCGAGCTGGCCGCCGAACTCCAGCGCGTGAGCGTCGAGCGGATCGCGATGGAACTCAACCGGCTGCTGATCGCGCCGGAACCCGATCGGGGGCTGGAGCTCTTGCGCGAGACTGGGCTGCTCGCCTTCGTGCTCCCCGAACTCGTCCCGCTCGCCGAGGACGTAACCGACCGGCGGCACAAGGACATCTGGCGGCACACGCTCCAGGTGGTCCGGCAGAGCCCACCGCGGCTCGCGGTACGCTGGGCTGCCCTCCTGCACGATGCCGCCAAGCCGATGACGCGGACGATCGACGAGCACGGCGAGGTGCACTTCTTCGGCCACGAGGTGAAAGGGGCAGAACTCGCACGCAAGGCGCTCCGCCGCCTGCGGCAAGAGAAAGCGCTGACCGAGCGCGTCGCCCGGCTGGTCGAACTGCACCTGCGTCCGGCAGCCTACGACGAGACGTGGACCGATTCGGCTGTCCGCCGCTTGATGGTCGAAGCGGGCGACCTCCTCGAGGACCTCCTCGATCTGGTCGCGGCCGACGTGACGAGCGCGCGTGCCTGGCGACGCCGCGAGGCCCGCGAGCGGATGGAACGGCTCCGTGCGCATATCCGCCGGCTGGAAGAGGAAGCGGCGCTCGCTCAGATCAAGAGCCCGCTGGACGGCAACGAGCTGATGGCGATCTTCGGCCTACCGCCAGGCCGCTGGATCGCCGAAGTCAAGAACTATCTCCGCGACCTGGTGATCGAAGGCCAGCTTGCCCCGGGAGACAAGGAGACAGCACGCCTTCTGGCCGAGCGCTGGGTCGCCGAGCATCCGGAGGTCATCGCTGCGGCGCGAGAACGCCCTGGCCGACGTTGACTCCGGCCGTCTGGTCCGTCGAACCTGTGTTGTCGAGAGGGCGAAAGGCCTGGGCGACACGGGTAAGTTGTCCAGCGGCATCGGCAAGCGTTTCCGCCACATCTCGGACACTCTCGGTTTCAGCCTGGAGCTGTGCGATGAGCGTGCCGAGACTCTCGGCCGCCGCGCTCGTATCACGGCTCGCTGCCGCCACCTCATGGACTTGTCGTGTGACCCGCTCCAGGGTGACCGCGACTTCTTCCGTCGCTGCGGTGTGACTTTCAATAACCCGGGTGACGCGCTCGAGCTCGGCAACCAGTTCGTCTTTGGCACGCGTCATCGTCGTGCTCGCATGGCCGACCGCTTGCATACGCTCACCGATCTCCCGCATGCCGGTCATCAAGCGCTGGAGTGCCATCTCGGCAGAACCGGCGAGCGTCACACCTTCCTCCACCTCCTGCACCCCAGACGTGGTCACGGCAACGACCTCGTCCAGCTTTGTCAAGACGTCATCGACAAGCCCGCGAATCTCCTGGGTCGTCGTACTGGAACGTTCAGCGAGCTTGCGCACTTCTTCGGCGACGACGGCGAAACCCTTTCCAGCTTCCCCAGCTCGCGCTGCCTCGATCGCGGCGTTCAGGGCCAAAAGATTGGTCTGGCGAGCGATGTCGTCGACTGCTTCGACCATTTGCGTGATCCGCCGCGAGAGGGTCGCCATCTCGGTCACCCTCGTGCCGATCTGCTGCATAGCCTCGCCGGATCGGCGGAGCGAGCTGATCGCTCGCCGGACTGTCTCGGAGCCTGACGCTGCCTCTTCGCTGTTCCGCTGAGTCGCGCACGCTCCTTCGTGGGCAGTCGTCGCGACTGCCTGGATGGCCGCCGCGAGCGTCTGCGCGAGTTCGGTCAAGCGCTGTACCGCGCGCTGCTGCTCCGCTGCGCCGCCAGCGATAGCAGCGACGGCACGCTGCACCTCGTCGATCGCCCGCGTCGCTTGTTCGAGCAGTTCGCTCTGCCGGACAGAGCCGCCAGCGACGACCTGAACGGCCTGTGCCGCCTCGGTCGCAGCCTGAGCGAGGTCCTGGCTCACGGCATCGAGCCGTGCACTGGCACTGCCGGCGAGTGCCGTGACCAGCTGCAAACCGCGGATAGCCGAAAGTACCCCTTCTTTGAGTTCCCGGTATCGGTCGGAGAGGTCGTCCTCCGGTCGCTCCGGCACGACGGCAGCGAGATCGAAACCGACCGAGTCGAGGTACTCGAAGAAGAAAGCATCGACGACCGCCTGCTGGTCGAGATTGAAAACCTTGGTGAGTGCACGCTCAACCCGCCACACGCGCCACGGCTGGAGAGGATACCTGCGGCGGAGTTCAGCACGCACGAAGTCGAGATAGCGTCCGTAACTGCCCAGATACCACTTCATCGGCAAGTCGATCACGTTGTGGCGCACGCCGATGCGCAGGCGCTGTCGAAAGTAGGCGAGATCGTAGCCCTGCTGGGCAGCTCGGAAGATCTCGCGAAAGTAGGCTGCTTGTGACTGCTCGAGCCGGCGACGCACTTCGGCGAGCGGCATCCCGTGCGCCTGCGCATAGCGCTCGAAGAAGCGGCGAGTCGGCTCGAAGGCGAACTGAAAATCGTAGAAGCGCTTGGCTATGGAGTCCGCCACCCGCTCGGCCCAAGGCAGCAGGCGCGCGAGTTCGCGACGCTCTCGGTCAGTGAGGCCGAGGAAAGAGAGTCTCAGGCGGAGTCCCTCTTCCGTCAGTCGCATCGTCTGAGCGAGCGAATCGGCCCGCTGATCCTGTGGTGTGCGCATCTCGCCTGACCTCCTCCGGTAGATCCCCCGATCGCATGATTCACAGTGCGTTTCTATATTAAAATGGTGAACAAGTGACCCATCCAGCCGTTTTGCCTCGCTTTCCCAGATCGCTCAGGATGGAAATATCGCAAGAACGCAGCGTTCCCTGAAGGTTTCTCTCCTAGGACAAAAGTCGGATCGCGCCGGTACGGCCGTCTATTAGACTGGGACACGAGGGAGACGGTGCAGGAAGAGTTTTCGCTCACCAGAACGATCGACGAGTGGCTCGCCGGTCGTCCCGCTGCAACGCGTCGCGCGTATCGCCACGACGTTCAAGAGTTCCTGGCTGCGCTCGGAGGAGACCTGGGTCGTTTGGACGAGCCGGCGATCCGTCGCTGGCTGGCGACGTTCGATCACCGGCGTCTCGCCCAGGCGACCGCCCGGCGCAAGCTGGCCGCTGTCCGGTCGTTTCTCCGCTTTCTCCATCAACGCGGACTCGTCGCTCACGATCTCACTCGCGCCGTGCCGACAACGCTGCAGGTCACCGAGTCTCCCGTACCGATCGTGCGTTCGACCGAACGCGGGCGGCTGCTCGCCGCCTCGCTCCGCGTCGCCGATCCACGCCTGCAGCTCCTGCTCTGGCTCGCCGGCTGCGGCTGCCCACTTCCGGTCGTCGCTCGTCTCCGCTGGCGCGATCTCCATCCCTACGATGGGGAAGGGATCGCCGTCTGCTCGGACGAGCAGAATCGGCTACTCCGGTGTGTCATTCCAGGCATGATCTGGCGCTCGCTCCAGCCGTTGCTCGCCAAAGAGCACCCTGACGCTCCCGTATTCCAGAGCAGCGACGGTAGCGCGGCGCGGCCGGAAGATCTGGCCGAGGCGATCGGCTGGGTGCTCGACGAGACGGCAGACAGTCGCCTCGGTGCGGAACGCGATCGCGACCGACTGCTCACGCTGACCGAGATCGCGCGCCGGCTCGGCCTACCAGAAACGACGGTTCGGTACTACCGCGACCGGTTCGCTCCCTACCTCCCGGCTGTCGGCAGCGGCCGTGCGCGCCGCTATCCACAGCAGACCGTCGAGCGGTTGCGCTGGATCGTCGAACAGCTTCGGGCTGGCGCCTCGCCGCACGAGATCGAGGCACAGCTGCGCTCCGCCCCGCCTGACCTCGCGACACACGCCCCTGCTGCTGACGCGCAATTGACCGATTCTGTCGGCCGCTTGAGCCAGCGGATTCGAGAACTGACTGAAAGCTTGCAGCGACTGTCCCAGATTCTCAGCGAGCTGCGTTCCATTGCACCGGACAAGTGAGTTCGCTGGCGCTGTCATGCCTCACCACGAACGCCCCGGTCACCCCACGGCCAGTAGCGTGGTGACTCCCGGCAGACAGCTGCGGCTCAGTCGGACACCGCCCGGGCCGCCCAGATGGAGCCAGGGAAGCGCTCGCGTAGCCTAGCCCAGACCCGATCGAGTTCGGTGCGCGACCGCGTCACCAGGTACACCGCAACACCCCACCAGTAGTGTGCCTCGGGTGCCCAAGGACTCACCGGGTCCCGCATCGCGACGTGCCCGAACAGGCGCAAAGCATCGGTGAAGCGTGCCCAGTGGAGGGCGACGTGCCCTTCACCCAGATCCAGCAGATCGAGGAACAGCTCCGGCGGCAGGAAGTCCGGGCTCTGGTAGCGCACGGCACCGCGCCGGTCGAGGAAGAGCACAGTCGGCGTCCAGATGACCCCGAGCGGGCGCAGCCACTCCCGCGGATCCCGGAACAGGTCGAGCGAGAGCGGAACGAAGCGCTGCTCGACCGCTGCGCGGACACGCTCGTCGCTGAAGGTCACGGCTTCCAGCCGTGCGCACCCGCGTCAGCCGTCTTTCCAGACATAGGTCAGCACGGGCTTGCGCTCGTGTTGCGCGCGTTCGAGAGCATCCGGCAGCGAACGACGCCAGGCGATCATGCGGGCCTCCTCCAGTCTATGCGCAGTATCGTCTCCTTCAGCAGAACAGGCAACTGAAGCAGCGACCTGTCGCTTTTAGCGGTGCTGTTGCTCCCGCAAGAGTTCGACGATCGCCTCGGGTGGGCGCGGCCGAGCGATCGCGAATCCCTGGCCATAGTCGCACCCGAGCGAGCGGAGGAGCACGAGCTGACGCTCGTTCTCGATTCCCTCGGCGGTGACCGAAAGCCGCAGGGAACGCGCGAGTTCGAGGACCGACCGGACAACTGCCTCGCTCGTTGCATTCTCGTGGATGTCCGCAATGAGCTGACGGTCAAGCTTGATGCCGTGCACCGGTAAGCGCTTGAGGTACCCGAGCGACGAGTACCCTGCGCCGAAATCGTCGATAACGACAGCGATACCGAGCGCACGCAGGCGTTCGAGACGTTCGCGCGACACTGCAGGATCCAGCATCGCCGATTCGGTCATTTCCAGCGTCAACCGTTCGGGCGGGAGACCGATGACGTGGAGAATGTCCTCGGCGAGCTGTGGGACGTCGATGTGCAGGAAGTCGGTCGGGCTAAGATTCACGCTGACGGTCAGGTCCGGAGCGAGACCGAGGCGCAGCCAGCTGCGCAGCTGCCGGCAGGCCTGCAAGAGCACCCACTGGGTGAGATGCGAGATGAGTCCAGTTACCTCCGCGAGTGGAACGAAGACCGCAGGAGAGACAGCACCGCGAGTCGGGTGGTACCAGCGGACGAGCGCTTCCACACTGACGATGCGACCAGTCGCGAGGTCCACGACGGGCTGGTAATGGAGATGGAGATCCCCTTGCTCGAGCGCTCGTCGCAGGTCACGCTCGAGCGCCTGTCGGTCGACACTCGCCTGGTAGAGCTCCGCGTCGAAGACAGCCAGGCGCTCGCGTTGCTGGCGCTTACTGGCCTGGAACGCGATCTCCGCACGCCGGAGCGCCTGGACCGGGCTATCGTCCGGCTCGACGAAGGCGAGACCACCACGCATGCTGAGGTACACTTCCTCACCACCGACGTCGTACCAGTCGCTCGAGTGCTCGAGCAGCGCGGTCGCCAGCCGAACGAGGTGCTGGCGGTCGTCGGCACGCAAGAGGACCGCGAAGCGATCTGCCTCCAGGCGGGCAGCGATCAGCGCTTCCGGAACGCCGCGCAAGCGATCCGCCACAGACCGGAGGGCAGCGTCACCGGCCTCCCAGCTGATCGCATCGTTCAAGGCTGAGAACCGCTCGAGATCGCAACAGAGGACACCGAGCACACCGTCCTCGGCGGACGAGCGGAACGCTTCGAGTGCCTCGAGAAAGCCGAAGCGATTCGCGAGACCGGTCAGCGGATCGCGCGTGGCTCGCTCGCGCAACAGCTGTTGCGCACGGTGCCGCTCCGTCACGTCCCGGATCGAGAGCACGACCCCGCCGATATGCGGGTCGTCCACGAGGTCGACACCAGAGATCTCGACGATCCGTGACGGTCTGTCCTTGAGACTGAGCTCGATCCGGGTCGTCCGATCGGGCACGAGTTCCTCCGCGAGCCAGCGCTGCAACCGCTCGGGATCAGCGATGAACTCGGTAAGCCGGTGTCCCACGGCTGCGCCCGCCTCGATCCCCAGGACCCGTCCACTGGCCGGCGAGGCGAAGCGGACGATTCCCTCGCCATCCAGTACCAGGAGCGCATCCGGGGAAGCGAGCACGGTCGCACGCAGCCAGGCGTGGTGCTGGGCTTCGACCTGCTCGGCCCGGCGCTGGAGGACGGCTGCCATGATCAGCTGACCGACGAGCGTCAGCAGATCGATCTCCTCCTCGCTCCACAACCGTTGCTCCCGCTGTTGCGCGGCGACGAGGCAGCCGAGCAGCTGACCGGAGGTGGAGAGCGGCACAGCGACCAGCGAGCGGACACCCAGGTGTTGGAAGACGGTGCGCTCAGCTTTCGCTTCTTCGGGTAGTTGTTCGAGCCTAGTCAGCAGGACGAGCTGCCGCTGCTCCAATCGCTGGCGCAGCCAGGTCAGTTCGGCGACCGTCCGGTCGTCCGGCCACTGTGCAGAAAGCGACTGACCACTGGCCTGCCAGCGAGCGAGCAGCGTCACACTCTCGTTCTGGAAACAGAAGAGCACGAGCGCATCGACGGCGAGAAACTGTCCGACATCGGCCAGGATCGTGGAGAGCGCCGTTTCGAGTCCCTCGCTCGTGACCGCGAC from the Thermomicrobium sp. 4228-Ro genome contains:
- a CDS encoding site-specific integrase — its product is MQEEFSLTRTIDEWLAGRPAATRRAYRHDVQEFLAALGGDLGRLDEPAIRRWLATFDHRRLAQATARRKLAAVRSFLRFLHQRGLVAHDLTRAVPTTLQVTESPVPIVRSTERGRLLAASLRVADPRLQLLLWLAGCGCPLPVVARLRWRDLHPYDGEGIAVCSDEQNRLLRCVIPGMIWRSLQPLLAKEHPDAPVFQSSDGSAARPEDLAEAIGWVLDETADSRLGAERDRDRLLTLTEIARRLGLPETTVRYYRDRFAPYLPAVGSGRARRYPQQTVERLRWIVEQLRAGASPHEIEAQLRSAPPDLATHAPAADAQLTDSVGRLSQRIRELTESLQRLSQILSELRSIAPDK
- a CDS encoding CCA tRNA nucleotidyltransferase produces the protein MTERRPTSLETELDRSVLERLPPALRDINDRLARVFTAAGHELYLVGGVVRDLLLGRPVTDLDYTTSAHPEETKRLGQEAGADSLYTVGEAFGTIGLVFAGVTVEITTYRTEWYPTADRRPSVRFGESLLEDLARRDFTVNAMAVHAVTGDLVDPFGGLRDLERRLIRAVGDPRERFGEDPLRMLRAARFAAQLGFDVEAETRAAMRELAAELQRVSVERIAMELNRLLIAPEPDRGLELLRETGLLAFVLPELVPLAEDVTDRRHKDIWRHTLQVVRQSPPRLAVRWAALLHDAAKPMTRTIDEHGEVHFFGHEVKGAELARKALRRLRQEKALTERVARLVELHLRPAAYDETWTDSAVRRLMVEAGDLLEDLLDLVAADVTSARAWRRREARERMERLRAHIRRLEEEAALAQIKSPLDGNELMAIFGLPPGRWIAEVKNYLRDLVIEGQLAPGDKETARLLAERWVAEHPEVIAAARERPGRR
- a CDS encoding globin-coupled sensor protein; this translates as MRTPQDQRADSLAQTMRLTEEGLRLRLSFLGLTDRERRELARLLPWAERVADSIAKRFYDFQFAFEPTRRFFERYAQAHGMPLAEVRRRLEQSQAAYFREIFRAAQQGYDLAYFRQRLRIGVRHNVIDLPMKWYLGSYGRYLDFVRAELRRRYPLQPWRVWRVERALTKVFNLDQQAVVDAFFFEYLDSVGFDLAAVVPERPEDDLSDRYRELKEGVLSAIRGLQLVTALAGSASARLDAVSQDLAQAATEAAQAVQVVAGGSVRQSELLEQATRAIDEVQRAVAAIAGGAAEQQRAVQRLTELAQTLAAAIQAVATTAHEGACATQRNSEEAASGSETVRRAISSLRRSGEAMQQIGTRVTEMATLSRRITQMVEAVDDIARQTNLLALNAAIEAARAGEAGKGFAVVAEEVRKLAERSSTTTQEIRGLVDDVLTKLDEVVAVTTSGVQEVEEGVTLAGSAEMALQRLMTGMREIGERMQAVGHASTTMTRAKDELVAELERVTRVIESHTAATEEVAVTLERVTRQVHEVAAASRDTSAAAESLGTLIAQLQAETESVRDVAETLADAAGQLTRVAQAFRPLDNTGSTDQTAGVNVGQGVLAPQR
- a CDS encoding EAL and GGDEF domain-containing protein; the protein is MEGRERQPAQRSAASSSLRGECAARPDDGESIGSSLAGFHGPDEPQLLIDPEHGRIVDANEAAARFYGWPRATLRTFRIDRLNVLPWPEIVARMREVLQRSTGRFVFLHRFADHQIRLVEVVTAPVQVGGRTFLRSTVHDLGEVLARLPDFEAIARRYQALIEQLPAVVYAEEVAPPHRKVYVSPAAERLLGWSPEQLQVDRATWYERFVLPEDRVWVLHQEEQTDRSGEPFRVEYRFRTGDGRVVWLRDEAILVTDEGGRPWIWHGILTDVTQQKRIEARLQRELAFHNVLLGIASNLVAVTSEGLETALSTILADVGQFLAVDALVLFCFQNESVTLLARWQASGQSLSAQWPDDRTVAELTWLRQRLEQRQLVLLTRLEQLPEEAKAERTVFQHLGVRSLVAVPLSTSGQLLGCLVAAQQREQRLWSEEEIDLLTLVGQLIMAAVLQRRAEQVEAQHHAWLRATVLASPDALLVLDGEGIVRFASPASGRVLGIEAGAAVGHRLTEFIADPERLQRWLAEELVPDRTTRIELSLKDRPSRIVEISGVDLVDDPHIGGVVLSIRDVTERHRAQQLLRERATRDPLTGLANRFGFLEALEAFRSSAEDGVLGVLCCDLERFSALNDAISWEAGDAALRSVADRLRGVPEALIAARLEADRFAVLLRADDRQHLVRLATALLEHSSDWYDVGGEEVYLSMRGGLAFVEPDDSPVQALRRAEIAFQASKRQQRERLAVFDAELYQASVDRQALERDLRRALEQGDLHLHYQPVVDLATGRIVSVEALVRWYHPTRGAVSPAVFVPLAEVTGLISHLTQWVLLQACRQLRSWLRLGLAPDLTVSVNLSPTDFLHIDVPQLAEDILHVIGLPPERLTLEMTESAMLDPAVSRERLERLRALGIAVVIDDFGAGYSSLGYLKRLPVHGIKLDRQLIADIHENATSEAVVRSVLELARSLRLSVTAEGIENERQLVLLRSLGCDYGQGFAIARPRPPEAIVELLREQQHR